From the genome of Anoplopoma fimbria isolate UVic2021 breed Golden Eagle Sablefish chromosome 1, Afim_UVic_2022, whole genome shotgun sequence, one region includes:
- the LOC129095011 gene encoding C-X-C chemokine receptor type 5, whose protein sequence is MSVTNIFTFEILDVDNGTNGYDYGNDTGTSICDDEGTFHAVFQPVLYSLIFLLGVAGNGLMVTVLLRRWRRLRITEIYLLHLALADLMLLFTFPFDIADSAVGWLFGEFLCKLTGLVQNLNLHCGSFLLACIGFDRYLAIVHAIPSMQSRRPKTVHFTCISLWLLCFGLSIPNAVFLSVGEVRNISRLSCFYHDHGIHANNWVLSNRVLDHVCFFLPLAVMSYCYTAVVVTLYNSQKGQAKKGQAKKVAIRLALLVTLVFFFCWLPYNITLLMKTMAETWALSHMKPVTFTSYYNQPLK, encoded by the exons ATGTCTGTAACAAACATCTTTACTTTTGAG attttagatgTGGATAATGGGACAAATGGATACGATTACGGAAACGACACAGGCACTTCAATCTGTGACGATGAGGGGACCTTCCATGCTGTTTTCCAACCTGTGCTGTACAGCTTGATCTTTCTGCTGGGCGTGGCAGGGAATGGCCTGATGGTAACAGTCCTCCTGAGACGTTGGCGCCGCCTGCGCATCACTGAGATCTACCTGCTGCACCTTGCCTTGGCGGACCTCATGCTCCTTTTCACATTTCCTTTTGATATTGCTGACAGTGCCGTTGGTTGGCTGTTTGGGGAGTTTCTCTGCAAGCTGACAGGCCTGGTGCAAAATCTTAACCTCCACTGTGGAAGTTTCCTTCTAGCTTGCATTGGGTTTGATCGGTATTTGGCCATTGTTCATGCTATTCCTAGTATGCAAAGTAGACGCCCAAAGACCGTGCACTTTACATGCATTTCATTATGGCTGCTCTGTTTCGGGTTATCAATACCCAAtgctgtgtttctttctgtggGAGAAGTCAGAAACATATCTAGGCTCTCTTGTTTCTATCATGATCATGGTATCCATGCAAACAACTGGGTTTTGTCTAATAGAGTCTTAGATCATGTGTGCTTTTTCCTACCTCTGGCTGTCATGAGTTATTGTTACACAGCAGTGGTAGTTACATTGTACAACAGTCAGAAAGGCCAAGCGAAGAAGGGCCAAGCGAAGAAAGTTGCAATTAGACTGGCTTTACTTGTcactcttgtcttttttttctgttggctGCCATATAATATCACCTTACTGATGAAAACTATGGCAGAGACCTGGGCGTTATCACATATGAAACCTGTGACCTTTACATCCTACTACAACCAGCCCTTGAAGTGA